A stretch of DNA from Juglans microcarpa x Juglans regia isolate MS1-56 chromosome 5D, Jm3101_v1.0, whole genome shotgun sequence:
TTACAAGCTTGATTGTCTGTTATATGAGAAGCAATTAGAACTAACTTGTAATTCTttgtttcctctctctttttctggCTCTTTGGTTGTAGTTGCTATTGATTTGTTCAAGCAGTCGGTAATTTGATTCCACttcttattattgtttttgaaaaggTTTTAGGATCTTGTTGGTACCTCCTATCCCTTCAACGACAACATGAATGTTGGAAGAAAGTCTGTAGTCTTCAACAAGAAGATTGCAAAAAGTGGTTTTTCTATTGCCGTGCAGTGAATGAAACTAGTAGAAATGCCTGGTTTAAGACAAGCAACATCTCAATTCTATGTGGTGCAAGTACTGACTTCTTTCAGTTTGGTATCTATTCCGATGCATTGACTGTTGGAGTTACAGCTACAAGTTTTCTAAACAAGTACTACTACTGTCTTTGGTGGGGCCTGAGAAATCTAAGGTAAGCCTGGACTACATTACAGTGTGAGATAAGAAAAACTAATCCATGATGTTAATCGTTATCATTTGTAGGCACTACTATCCTTCTAAATGGAACtatcacaaaaaagaaaataaaaaaatggaaccaTCACAACAAAGAATCAGTGGCAATCGAGATAATAGAATTCTCAGAATAATcatatttttgaagtttttagggttatttgaaaatttttaactAATAGATTCATCTAAGAAGCAATTAGAAACAAgataaattcaaatatatatgccatgccatgcaaTGTGGAATGcaggtaaatatatatatatatatatcaagtctCTCAGAAAATGAATTTTACACTCCCTTTTTTAATTGTCTAACCAATTTTGTATCAAACATTGCAGCTCTTTGGGACAGAATCTCTTCACCAGCACTTATATTGGAGAGATTAATTTTGCTGTTGTCATTGCAATACTTGGATTGGTGCTTTTTGCTCTGCTTATAGGTAACATGCAGGTATGTGTAGCTGGTAGAGAACTTTCTGCTGGCCCTAGAAAATCATCTCTAGAGTAAGCTCTGAGATGTTTGTGTTAGGCCTCATAAAAGTTTGATAACTAGATACAGTTATATGTTTTCTGTGGGCGGTCCATACGAATTCCTAGAAGATGCtctattcatatcatttcaagTTTTCTGTTGAGTCACTATAGCATAAGCTTTTTCAACCataatctatttaaaacttcCATTAAGCTGTTGGACTTAAGTTTCTGGAAATCATTATTTATGGTTGTTAGTATTCATGTCCTCCCATATAGTTATTCAGGCATGTTCTATTTCCAAAATTCTGAAATTCTGCTGTACCTTTTATCTACTCAACAGATGTACCTCCAATCCACCATGGTAAGACTGGAAGAGTGGAGGAGTAGGAGAACAGATGCAGAAGAGTGGATGCGTCACAGGCAACTACCACAATATTTGAAGCGGCGTGTGCGAAGGTATGAACAATACAAATGGGTTGCAACTCGCGGAGTTGATGGGGTAGCTGTTCTTAAAGGCCTTCCAATGGATCTCAGGCGAGATATTAAACGCCACCTCTGTCTTGATCTAGTTCGACAAGTaggttttcatttcttctcttaTTTCTATGAATGAATCAATCTTGTGAGCTTCCCAATTAGTTCCTTGATTGTAATTCTCTTTTCTCAAGTACTTTCTAGTAATTTGCTAATGTGTGGACTGTAAACAAATATTCTAGGTTTCTTGTCAGAGTATAGTGCATGCCTTCAGATTCACTTCAACTCCTTGGATGTCTTTCTTGCTTCAGATAATACCTAAATACCATATCTTCACAATTGCCGTGAAGGGATCCCTTTTACTCTTCCTTTTCTGTTTTATGGATCAAATGGGTCACTGTAAACTCATAATACTGAACAAAATAACCATTAGATCTAGTTCTGATTCTGAACTTCTTATAAATGTAAAACAGGTACCACTCTTTGATCAGATGGATGATAGGATGCTAGATGCCATATGTGAAAGGCTGAAACCTTACCTATGCACTCCTGGAACTTGCCTAGTTCGTGAGGGCGATCCCGTCATTGAGATGCTTTTCATTGTCCGAGGTCGCTTAAATTCTTCCACCACCAATGGTGGCCGCACAGGGTTCTTCAACTCATGCTGCATTGGCGCAGGCGATTTTTGTGGTGAGGAATTGCTAACCTGGGCCCTGGACCCTCGTCGAAATGTTGTGCTTCCCTCGTCTACACGAACTGTGGAAGCTATCACTGAAGTTGAAGCTTTCGCTCTCATTTATGAGGATTTGAAGTTTGTAGCAGCCCGATTCCGAAGGTTACACAGCAAGCAAGTCAGGCACACATTTAGGTTCCACTCGCACCAATGGAGAACATGGGCTGCCTGCTTTATTCAAGCAGCTTGGTTTCGATATAAAAGACAGAAAGAAGCAGCTGAGCTCAAGAAAAGGGAGATTCTAAAGACCTCTGTGCACAAATCTGCGGTGGAAGAGAGTGCACCATTGCCCCCACACTGCTCAGGGTTTACCATATATGCAGCAAAATTGGCAGCAAGCACTAGGAGAGGTGGAAGCATGCGGCATGCCTCAGAATTTGACATTCTAAGCTCATTACAGAAGCCGGTTGAACCCGACTTTTCCATTGAAGATAGGTAAAGAAAAATCCTCCTACATCAGTAAGCACTGATAAGGGTgtaaatgtatttagatgtgTTGCATAATATCTTACCATTATGCAGGTTAGAGAACTTCCAATTTTGGCGAAGCCTCAATAGTAAATAAAGTCTTTCCATTGACTATTTTTATGTAAACTTTGTCTTTAGGCATTGTTTgattattattcttcttttccttATTTTGGGAGAATAGAAAACGTAGCCAACAGCCTTAGTGTGGAAACATCTTTTCTTCTCccataatttttgaaatatatactttttgagGCTTTGATGATAGACATGGAAGCCGAGTGTTATGAGGTCCT
This window harbors:
- the LOC121264118 gene encoding protein CNGC15a-like, with translation MINGKRKPDLSLMGTMKDSTGKPFGGRVLSRVFSEDYDVVEKIVLDPRGTFVDTWNKVFLLACLISLFVDPLFVYLPVAGQEACIDVSVSLEVTLTVIRSLVDAFYIVQIVVRFRTAYVAPSSRVFGRGELVIDPSKIASRYLHKDFWLHLIAAIPLPQVLIWAVIPSIRDSEMIPSSVFLRFIIIFQYLLRLSLIFPLSYQIVKANGVVMETAWAGAAYNLMLYMLASHVLGSCWYLLSLQRQHECWKKVCSLQQEDCKKWFFYCRAVNETSRNAWFKTSNISILCGASTDFFQFGIYSDALTVGVTATSFLNKYYYCLWWGLRNLSSLGQNLFTSTYIGEINFAVVIAILGLVLFALLIGNMQMYLQSTMVRLEEWRSRRTDAEEWMRHRQLPQYLKRRVRRYEQYKWVATRGVDGVAVLKGLPMDLRRDIKRHLCLDLVRQVPLFDQMDDRMLDAICERLKPYLCTPGTCLVREGDPVIEMLFIVRGRLNSSTTNGGRTGFFNSCCIGAGDFCGEELLTWALDPRRNVVLPSSTRTVEAITEVEAFALIYEDLKFVAARFRRLHSKQVRHTFRFHSHQWRTWAACFIQAAWFRYKRQKEAAELKKREILKTSVHKSAVEESAPLPPHCSGFTIYAAKLAASTRRGGSMRHASEFDILSSLQKPVEPDFSIEDR